A stretch of Desulfitibacter sp. BRH_c19 DNA encodes these proteins:
- a CDS encoding sodium:solute symporter: MNNILLYGLIILYLAIVAGLTYLAYSRTKSSKDYLIAGGNAHPFLMAMAYGSTFISTSAIIGFGGAAALFGMGMMWLAFLNIFVGIFLAFILFGKPTLRLSKELNVSTFPELLGKRYDSKFIQQYAAVIISLTMPLYAAAVMIGAAWFLQLVLDVPYSTTVWIFGIIVGIYVMTGGLKGVFYNDAFQGTLMFVGMFILLIATYIQLGGVTNAHMALTNLAHLVPENLVAQGHQGWTQMPKFISEQWWVLVSTLVLGVGIGVLAQPQLIVRYMTVKGPKELNRAVAIGGVFIIMMTGVAFLVGSLTNVYFHQNLGQISLAASVDPVTNVANIDRIIPLYINMAMPEWFSYLLLLTLLAAAMSTLSGQFHAIGTSISHDLYKSSGLLGHRGGIIVALLATVWLCFKLPPSIIAISTAMFFGICASTFLPAYSAALFWKKATRSGAIASMIVGSFANILYMMFIHAKEANAIGISKALFDKSTLLSSPWTVVDPMLVSLPIAAFTLVVVSLLTQEQESDVTQKTALAKSNA; this comes from the coding sequence GAACAATATTTTGCTATATGGTTTAATTATTCTTTATCTAGCTATTGTCGCTGGTTTAACGTACTTGGCTTACAGCCGAACAAAGAGCTCCAAGGACTACTTAATTGCTGGGGGAAACGCTCATCCATTTTTGATGGCAATGGCCTATGGTTCAACTTTCATTAGTACTTCCGCCATTATAGGGTTTGGTGGTGCGGCAGCACTTTTTGGGATGGGTATGATGTGGCTGGCATTTCTAAATATATTTGTGGGTATTTTCTTAGCATTCATTCTTTTTGGGAAGCCTACATTGCGCTTAAGCAAAGAATTAAATGTGAGTACTTTTCCTGAGCTTTTGGGTAAAAGATATGACTCAAAATTTATTCAACAATACGCAGCGGTGATCATCTCGCTGACAATGCCCTTGTATGCAGCTGCAGTAATGATAGGGGCAGCTTGGTTTTTACAACTTGTATTAGATGTGCCATACAGCACTACAGTATGGATTTTTGGAATAATAGTAGGAATTTATGTTATGACTGGTGGACTTAAAGGGGTATTTTACAACGATGCTTTTCAAGGAACTTTAATGTTTGTGGGTATGTTCATTCTTTTAATTGCTACGTACATTCAATTAGGTGGAGTTACAAATGCGCATATGGCATTAACAAATCTAGCACACTTGGTCCCAGAAAACCTTGTTGCCCAGGGGCATCAGGGATGGACTCAAATGCCAAAGTTTATTTCAGAACAGTGGTGGGTCTTAGTTTCAACCTTAGTTCTTGGAGTAGGGATAGGCGTCTTGGCTCAGCCGCAGTTGATTGTACGCTATATGACTGTCAAAGGTCCCAAGGAATTAAACAGGGCAGTAGCCATTGGTGGAGTATTTATCATTATGATGACTGGTGTAGCTTTTTTGGTAGGTTCTTTGACAAATGTGTATTTTCATCAAAACCTAGGACAAATATCCCTAGCTGCCTCTGTTGATCCAGTCACTAATGTGGCAAATATAGATAGAATAATTCCTCTTTATATAAATATGGCTATGCCGGAATGGTTTTCATATTTGCTGCTTCTAACACTTCTGGCAGCAGCGATGTCAACCTTGAGCGGGCAATTTCATGCTATTGGAACGTCAATAAGCCATGATCTTTATAAATCTTCAGGTTTACTAGGTCACAGGGGAGGTATAATAGTCGCTTTATTGGCAACTGTATGGTTATGCTTTAAACTTCCCCCTAGCATTATTGCGATTTCAACGGCCATGTTTTTTGGGATATGTGCATCAACCTTCTTGCCAGCTTATAGTGCAGCTCTTTTCTGGAAAAAGGCAACAAGATCAGGTGCTATAGCAAGCATGATAGTGGGTTCATTTGCAAATATTCTTTATATGATGTTTATCCATGCCAAAGAAGCTAATGCTATAGGCATAAGTAAAGCTCTATTTGATAAAAGCACTTTACTTAGTTCTCCCTGGACTGTGGTTGACCCAATGCTTGTAAGTCTTCCTATTGCGGCTTTTACCCTGGTGGTTGTTAGTCTTTTAACCCAGGAGCAGGAAAGTGATGTAACACAAAAAACAGCTTTAGCAAAGAGTAATGCTTGA
- a CDS encoding phenylacetate--CoA ligase yields MMYWNEKYECLTRNELQHLQLERLKQTLERAYHNVNHYRKTMQTAGVEPKDLKTLEDLQKFPFTRKTDLRDNYPYGMFAVNLSEVVRIHSSSGTTGKPTVVGYTRNDINNWSELMARSLMSAGAQKEDVIQNAYGYGLFTGGLGVHYGAEKIGASIIPISGGNTKRQVMIMKDYGSTIITCTPSYALFIAEVIEEMGLGPEDFKLKAGIFGAEPWSENMRKEIEQRLGILAIDIYGLSEIIGPGVAVECKHKNGLHVMEDHFIVEIINPETGEVLPPGERGELVFTSLTKEALPIIRYRTGDISRLIIEECECGRTSVKIGRIEGRTDDMLIIRGVNVFPSQIEHVLLEIGETEPHYILVVDRIGSLDILEVQVEVSEKMFSDEVRQLEVISKKIRNEIESVLGVSVTVKLVEPKKIARSEGKAQRVIDKRKI; encoded by the coding sequence ATTATGTATTGGAATGAAAAATATGAATGCCTAACAAGAAATGAACTACAGCATTTACAATTAGAAAGATTAAAACAAACCCTTGAAAGAGCCTATCACAATGTAAATCATTATAGAAAAACAATGCAAACAGCAGGTGTGGAACCTAAGGATTTAAAAACCCTGGAGGATCTGCAAAAATTTCCGTTTACCAGAAAGACAGATTTAAGGGATAACTATCCATATGGAATGTTTGCCGTTAATTTGAGTGAGGTTGTAAGAATTCATTCCTCATCAGGTACTACAGGAAAGCCCACGGTTGTTGGATATACAAGAAATGATATTAATAACTGGTCAGAGCTTATGGCACGTTCTCTTATGAGCGCTGGAGCACAAAAAGAGGATGTCATTCAAAATGCTTATGGATATGGTTTATTTACAGGGGGTCTTGGTGTACATTATGGTGCAGAGAAAATTGGCGCGTCCATAATTCCCATTTCAGGTGGTAATACTAAAAGACAGGTAATGATAATGAAGGACTATGGAAGTACTATAATAACCTGTACACCATCCTATGCCTTATTTATAGCTGAAGTTATAGAGGAAATGGGATTAGGGCCTGAGGACTTTAAATTAAAGGCAGGAATATTTGGAGCTGAGCCCTGGTCGGAGAATATGCGCAAGGAAATTGAGCAGAGATTAGGAATATTAGCAATTGATATATATGGGCTTAGTGAAATAATAGGCCCAGGTGTGGCAGTTGAGTGTAAGCATAAAAATGGTTTACACGTTATGGAGGATCATTTTATTGTTGAAATTATAAACCCTGAAACAGGGGAAGTGCTTCCACCTGGAGAAAGAGGGGAGCTTGTATTTACTTCTCTCACCAAAGAAGCATTGCCTATTATACGGTATCGAACTGGAGATATTTCCAGGTTAATTATAGAAGAATGTGAATGCGGCAGGACAAGTGTTAAGATAGGTAGAATTGAAGGTAGAACAGATGACATGCTAATTATTAGGGGTGTAAATGTTTTCCCATCGCAGATAGAGCACGTTCTCCTGGAAATTGGCGAAACAGAGCCTCATTATATATTAGTTGTAGATAGAATTGGTAGCTTGGATATATTAGAGGTTCAGGTTGAGGTTTCTGAGAAAATGTTTTCTGATGAAGTAAGGCAGCTTGAGGTAATAAGTAAAAAAATTAGAAATGAAATAGAAAGTGTTCTTGGAGTTTCTGTAACAGTAAAACTAGTAGAACCAAAGAAAATAGCTAGAAGTGAAGGAAAGGCTCAAAGGGTTATTGATAAGAGAAAAATATAA
- a CDS encoding phenylacetate--CoA ligase, whose protein sequence is MVWSREETIAREELNQLQLNRLQDTVMKIYNNVPFYRKRLDEMGVKPEDIQSLEDVTKLPFTTKDDFRDNYPYGLFAVPMDDVVRLHASSGTTGKSTVVGYTQKDLNTWTEVVARIIKQAGVTNRDIVQVAFGYGLFTGAFGLHYGLEKVGATVVPTSSGGTEKQIMIMKDFGTTVLVSTPSYALHMAEVAEKMGLIGDLKLRVGLFGAEGCSDEMRKEIEKRWGIIATDNYGLSEVIGPGVSGECEYKQGMHISEDHFLVEVIDPHTLQSVKPGQKGELVFTTLTKEALPVIRYRTKDISYIMQEPCHCGRTTARMAKVSGRSDDMLIIRGVNVFPSQIESVLMEIDGIAPHYQLVVSKKNHMDQLEVKVEVTAAALTRGHLEIQRIERTVTKRLQSVLSIKAVISIMEPFTMERFQGKAKRVIDMRQKAAI, encoded by the coding sequence ATGGTATGGTCAAGAGAAGAAACTATAGCTAGAGAAGAGTTAAATCAATTACAGTTAAATAGATTACAGGATACTGTAATGAAAATATATAATAACGTACCATTTTATAGAAAAAGGTTAGATGAAATGGGAGTTAAACCTGAAGATATTCAAAGTTTGGAGGATGTTACTAAACTTCCTTTTACAACAAAAGATGATTTTAGGGATAATTACCCCTATGGGCTTTTTGCAGTCCCCATGGATGATGTTGTAAGACTTCACGCGTCTTCAGGAACAACGGGAAAATCAACAGTAGTAGGATATACACAAAAAGACCTGAATACATGGACAGAGGTAGTTGCAAGAATCATTAAACAGGCAGGTGTAACTAATAGAGATATAGTCCAGGTTGCCTTTGGCTATGGATTATTTACAGGAGCATTTGGACTTCACTATGGATTGGAAAAGGTAGGGGCAACAGTAGTACCAACTTCATCTGGTGGAACAGAAAAGCAAATTATGATTATGAAAGATTTTGGAACTACCGTGCTTGTTAGTACGCCCTCCTATGCCCTTCATATGGCAGAGGTTGCAGAAAAGATGGGACTCATAGGAGATTTAAAGCTGAGAGTAGGTCTTTTTGGTGCCGAAGGCTGTAGTGATGAAATGAGAAAAGAAATTGAAAAAAGATGGGGAATAATTGCAACAGATAATTATGGATTAAGTGAAGTAATAGGACCTGGAGTATCAGGTGAGTGTGAATATAAACAGGGTATGCACATAAGTGAGGATCACTTCTTGGTTGAAGTAATTGATCCGCATACTCTGCAATCTGTCAAACCTGGACAAAAGGGTGAACTAGTTTTTACCACACTTACAAAGGAAGCTCTGCCAGTAATAAGATACAGGACAAAAGATATTTCGTATATAATGCAGGAGCCCTGCCATTGTGGAAGGACTACAGCGCGTATGGCAAAGGTCTCGGGTAGAAGTGATGATATGTTAATTATCAGGGGAGTAAATGTTTTCCCCTCCCAGATAGAGAGTGTTCTTATGGAAATAGATGGTATTGCACCTCATTATCAGCTTGTTGTTTCTAAAAAGAATCATATGGATCAATTGGAAGTTAAGGTTGAGGTTACTGCAGCTGCTTTAACAAGGGGGCACCTTGAAATACAGCGCATTGAAAGAACAGTTACAAAAAGACTGCAGTCTGTATTATCAATAAAGGCTGTAATTAGTATCATGGAACCTTTTACCATGGAGAGATTTCAAGGGAAAGCAAAAAGAGTTATTGACATGAGGCAAAAAGCAGCAATCTAG
- a CDS encoding response regulator — MSRILIVEDNLDICYTLEEICSFAGWETETAENGYEGVSKFKQGSFNLIIVDYHMPVFDGLKTIEAIRSINKNVPILVLTVDERQELADELLNAGATDFALKPIKAPDLIARIKVNLKVANLVLQSDNIYVNKGISKATQSIIISFLEKQTKAVTIHDIVAETDLAYQTIHRYLSNLVEEGTVETDFDYGKIGRPKNIYWIKNRN, encoded by the coding sequence ATGAGTAGAATTCTTATTGTTGAGGACAATCTGGATATCTGCTATACATTAGAAGAAATTTGTAGTTTTGCAGGTTGGGAGACCGAAACAGCAGAAAATGGGTATGAAGGGGTTTCGAAATTTAAACAAGGTTCCTTTAATTTAATAATTGTTGATTATCATATGCCTGTTTTTGATGGCTTAAAAACCATAGAAGCGATAAGAAGCATTAATAAGAATGTACCAATACTGGTTTTAACTGTTGATGAAAGACAAGAATTAGCAGATGAGTTATTAAATGCTGGAGCAACCGACTTTGCGTTAAAGCCGATAAAGGCACCGGATTTAATAGCTAGAATTAAGGTAAATTTAAAGGTAGCAAATCTGGTGTTACAGTCAGACAACATTTATGTTAATAAAGGAATTAGTAAGGCTACCCAATCCATAATTATTAGTTTTTTGGAAAAGCAAACTAAAGCAGTTACCATCCATGACATTGTTGCGGAAACAGATCTGGCCTACCAAACAATTCATCGATATTTATCAAATTTGGTGGAAGAAGGTACGGTGGAAACTGATTTTGACTATGGAAAGATAGGTAGACCCAAAAACATATATTGGATCAAGAATAGGAATTAG